The Oncorhynchus gorbuscha isolate QuinsamMale2020 ecotype Even-year linkage group LG06, OgorEven_v1.0, whole genome shotgun sequence sequence acacgatccatgtctcaaggcttataaatccttctttaacctgtctcctccccttcatctacactgattgaagtggatttaacaagtgacatcaataagggatcatagctttcacctggattcacctggtcagtctgtcatggaaacagCAGGTGTCTATAATGTCTTGTACACTAAGTGTATATCATGCACAATTTTGACAAGGTGAAAGATATATACTGAATTTTTACTGTTTTTCACATATTTGTTCATTGGTTTATCAATATGTTGATGCCATTGATTAAGGGTaaaaatataaacttgttttactccattgtttTTAAGCAGTATAATTGTTGGTTTGCATAAATAATGATTAAATGTTACATGAAATGTAAATATAAAATAGCAAAACCGAATGAAAACCCCTTTGTTAATAATTTGATTTGAGTCAGGCTTCTTCAgtagtgaaataaatcaaattagcTCTTGAATGTTGTAAAAAAAATGGTGTGTGTAAATACTGGAGTGATGTATGATGGTTAATAAAATTGTTCATAGACCAATTTTTGATACTGTGTCCATGAGTATGCAAGCATGTTTGGGCTCCCAAGTGACacatcggtctaaggcactgcatctcagtgctagggggagtcactacagaccctggttccattccaggctgtatcacagcggtctaaggcactgcatctcagtgctagaggaatCACTAGACCCTGATTCTAtcacaggctgtatcacagcggtctaaggcgctgcatctcagtgctagaggaatcactacagaccctggttccatcccaggctgtatcacagcggtctaaggcactgcatcacaatgcttgaggtgtcactacagaccctgattcAATTCCAGTCCCATAGGGCAGGTtaaggtttggctggtgtaggctgtcatggtaaataagaatttgtgcttaaatgacctagttgaataaaggtccAATAAAATGTTgaaattacatttaagtcatttcacCTTTTAAATCAGAACCAAATGTAGATGTTTGGTATTGTCATCTTTTCAACAACTTTTCCCTAGGTGGGAAAACCCAGGGTCAGGTAATCATGGCTGGCTCGATTCCATTTTGACTTCCAGAAAATCAGTTGTCAAATTTAGGGTGTTTGGTCTTGCCAGTATCTGCCCTGCACCACCAGTCACGTCAATAGGAATTGTCAGTGGTCAAAGAGGATTTTCACACCACTGCTCTGGGATCAATGAAATTACACAGCAACATCTACAAAGTGTAAACTATTCACTTTCGTTGAGAAGCAAGGCAGTGTTTCACTAGATGAAAATAAACCGTGACCCTTTACTTTAGTACAAAGACGGAGCACATTGGTGTCTGGAAGTAGCCTCTTAAAATCAAGGCCAGGTTCCTGGAAACAAGCCGATACCAGGTCCAAAACAACCTTTCAGAAGCTCTGTTGAGCATTTCAGTCCAGGAGTTAGCCTAGGCTGCGTCCAGGAAACAGGCCAGTTAGAAGTGCAACACTACATTTATTGAATGGGTCCAGTGATTTAATGTACCATTTAATTAGGCAAATCAGTttgattcttatttacaatgacagcctaccccagccaaagcCTAGCCTGGAAgacactgggacaattgtgtgccgcccgtcctgtgactcccaatcacagccggttgtgatacagcctggaatcgaaacCAGGGTCtttagtgactcctctagcagagacgcagtgccttagaccgctgcaccaatCAGGAAGAATAGTTTAGAAATACCAGATTTTTTTTCCTCAAGGAATTCAGAAACGAGCCACATCTCATAAATTCAAACAAAACATACTGGTTGTGGGCCTTTTTATTTCACAATCCTTTCAAATGTACAAAAACAAAGACATGGTACAAAATAAAAGGAATTCACCATAACTCCCCTCTTCCAGAAATAATAAACTAATAGATGACTGGAAATTGTTATTGTACCAAAGTGCATCAGAGGTacagacagaccaggggaaatAAACTCAATTTCATtgaggcaacaaaaaaaaacaaaaaaatattcagGCAGGCCCTGGACACCACCGCCAATTTCCACAGTGTTCGCAGAGCGGCAGGACCCTCATCTCAACTGGGCTCAGAGCATTCTGTAGTTCACTAAAGATTGGAATATAATTTAGTTGTCAGTGTTTTCCCCTCCTTGGAATGTGGGCTCCAGTTGAGCTTCTATAGCTCGATCTTGTTCTTCTTGGACGTCTCCTCTTCCTGAGCCACCAGGGGGTTGGTGGCCGCCTCCTTCAGGTAGGAGATGAAGTCACTGACCTCACGACCTCcctgaaagaaagaaaaacatcgACAAGCCAGGTTAGCTGCAGCATCAATGTGACACAAGTGCTACATGTGAGTGAGTGTCCTTGGAATCTTCTATGAGCGATGTTTATTAACAGTGAGAGTCGCAGAATGGTGAACTTAACTAAACGACAGAGTTTGACTGTGATATTAGATTGcttcttgtgtaaatattttctgTCTGAATTTTAATGATTTGAATTTATATGAAAGATTTATTTTTACAACTAAACCAAGCTAGACCAAAGCAGTTGTTTCAAATGGGAACAAATGAGTTGTAGTGGGCAGAACAAGTAGCAGTTGGCGAGAACCTATGGGTATTCTAGTCCacatttgcatatttccgttagggaacgcctactctgaagAGCATGTGTGCAATACCTCAATTTGCCTTTTCACTCCTaaacaataaaaacattttttttttaacaaagagTGAAGTCGACAAAAGAAAATGTAATATAGAAAAtaaacttagtccactctgttcatagcagattctagttttgggaacagaaaaacAGTATTCAGATCAAAGGTTGTTTCACCGATGAGAAAATTTGCAGAATGTAAACCAGAATTCATCTCCTTCCACTGGTAACCAATgagcttcctctcatcaccatatttggtcgtgagtggaaacgccaagcggatgcttcacatttatacatccggtgaaatatgtGTCATTGTTCTATCTGGGGTTGTGTGTATACTCGGGACAAACCTCGTATTTCTTCGGGCTCATTTTCTGTccagctggagagaagaagattGTGGGGAATCTGAAACAAGGAATTTAAAAGCATGATGATTAAGGTGCAACAGCCATGACATGTACACCGCCTGCATGTCAAACACTTGCTAAATAGTGATGACTGTTGGAAATGTATCACTCACCCTCTGACTTCGTATTGGGATGGCACGTCATTGGCTGTGGCATCCATCTTTGCGATGACAATGTTGGGATCACTGGACAGCTGCGAGgtagaaaggggggggggttaatatCACATGCCAATGAAGAATGGCCATAATCACATCATTTCAAATCAGTAGCCCTTACCTTCTCTCCCAGCTCTTTCCACTTGGGCTCCAGGCTCTTGCAGTGACCACACCAGGGGGCGTAGAACTCAATCAGCACGTCCTTGTCCTCCTCGTTCACAATGGCGTCAAAGTTCTCAGCTACCACAGTCTGGAGGACAACAAAGGATGGAAAGGGTTGGCCTTGGTGAGAATGGTTTACACAGACAAACCTAGAAAAGCCATGCCTCTTTGTAGAGTAAAACAGGGACATCTGTCAGTCAGTGCAACAAACAGAtcctccccaaacacactgctcCAATTGGAAACCATCGAAATTGCTGCTTCGATTACACATTTTGTCCGATTTGAGCGCGCCCAACCGCTTGCAATGTCAGTCTCAAGCGCCGACTCACCTTGACTGGGCCGTCGTTGTTCTCAGGGATTGGCTCAGACTTGAGGTAACGCTTCAGCTTGCCGTCAAAGTAGTCCTGCAGAAAACGCTCCAGGGCCTTGCCGTCACGTCTGTAAAAACCCAAGGCATTGTACTGAACCAGTAGAGAAATAAAACCCAGACACAGGAAGTTTCTACCTGTAGGAGGGCACCATGACCCATTAGAGCTGCTATATTTCAGTAGAAAGTGTACATTGAACTTGATGGTAGTAAGACAATACGTGTATAAATCTTTGTCTGCTTTTAAACCGCAGTTCTGGCTGATATCCTTTGTTGCAGAGAGTTTCAAACTTCAAACTTGGCAACAAAGCCCCAAAACCTTTAACATTTTTCAAGGGATGCTTGAAAATCTTCCTTTTCTATGGCAGATTagactgagtgagtgagagcACACTCACAAACAGTAAGTGAattccctagttaaataacagGTAGCACTTGTCTGATCAATAAACTCTTAACCAGTAAATTATCCACCAATGTCCATCACCCTATCCTAAGGGATACCATGTCCGAAGAGCCATTTGGAGTTGTGTGGTGATAAGTGACACTTACGAGAACTCCTCTGTCATGACGTATTTGTCTCCCTTGGCGGTGCGGATACCGACCACGGGAAGCTCCCCGGAGCTGGCGTCCAGGCCCATCTCAGCGATGTCTTGGCTAAAGCTGTTCTTGCTGGCCACGGCAAAGTTCAGCTTGTTCCCCTGGTCCAGGAACCCCTTAGCCACCTTCATTACCCTATAGAGGAAGTTGGGTTCATTGCATATAACAACACCTTGGAACATTTATCATGCATCCCAAGTAGGCCACTGAAATGCAAATCTGTTGCAAATCTCCATTGAACATGATTTACCATCCGTGTCCAGGAAACCAGCCTTCAGAGTACACACCATGAGGTACAAGTTGAGTCTTAGGGACTGACAGCTGGAGAGATTACACGTTAACAAGACATAGCACACGAGACAAAGGGAAAGTTCCCTCATGGGATTAAGTGTTATTTATTAGGGACCCTACCGGTTCCTCCAGTAGTTGGAGCCTTTGGGGTTCTTCTCGTAGTCCACATCGTAGTAGGCCACCAGCAGGTCCTTGCCCTTCATTTGGTCCTTGTTGTCGTCAGTCATGTGGGGGCACATTCCAAAGCTGACGGAGAAAGAGAAACATTCAGTGTAGTAAGAGGTACAACTTGTTTCATAAAATGTCAGCATGCAAGACGCAGTAGACTAGAGGTACAACTTGTCAAGAAAAACAATCCCCTCATTCTAGACCGTGGGAttgaacaaaaacattttttaaaggctGCTCGACAGAGAAATTGGTCTTAACTGGTCCGTGAGTATCCCAAGAATTCATTCAAGAAGAATCCATTGAAAACTGCCTAAAAAAGGGTCGCCAGTGCCAGCAACACAAAAGGGAGAACATTGTGGTCAAACTCACATGTTGTCCTGGATGAACGGCTTGATCTTGGCGTTGGTAAACGTGTCCTCGCTGAACTTCACACTGCCCTCTTCAAATTTGTTGTTGAGACGTGATGGACGGAACAGAATGATTCCCCTGCAATAAAACAGAACACGAGATTATACTGGCATCAGATTACACATTAAACCAGGGACGCAAACGCAGTGAGCATTATTAAACCAGGGACGCAAACACAGTGAGCATTATTAAACCAGGGGCGCAAACACAGTGAGCATTATTAAACCAGGGGCGCAAACACAGTGAGCATTATTAAACCAGGAATGCAAACAGTGAGCATTATTAAACCAGGGACGCAAACACAGTGAGCATTATTAAACCAGGGACGCAAACACAGTGAGCATTATTAAACCAGGGACGCAAACACAGTGAGCATTATTAAAACAGGAACGCAAACACAGTGAGCATTATTAAACCAGGGGCGCAAACACAGTGAGAATTATTAAAACAGGAATGCAAACACAGTGAGCATTATTAAACCAGGGACGCAAACACAGTGAGCATTATTAAAACAGGAACGCAAACACAGTGAGCATTATTAAACCAGGGGCAAACACAGTGAGCATTATTAAACCAGGGACGCAAACACAGTGAGCATTATTAAACCAGGGACACAAACAGTGAGCATTATTAAACCAGGGACACAAACACAGTGAGCATTATTAAACCAGGGGCGCAAACAGTGAGAATTATTAAACCAGGGACGCAAACACAGTGAGAATTATTAAACCAGGGGCGCAAACAGTGAGAATTATTAAACCAGGGACACAAACACAGTGAGAATTATTAAAACAGGAATGCAAACACAGTGAGAATTATTAAACCAGGGACGCAAACAGTGAGAATTATTAAAACAGGAATGCAAACAGTGAGCATTATTAAACCAGGGACACAAACACAGTGAGGGTCCAAAAAGGTGACACTTCCTTTTTGCACTGAAAcatagggggggggggaatgcaGGTTTGAACTAATTAAACAAAGAATGTTCTACATGATCAGTCTCTGTAAAATAAAATGGTTCGTGTGAACCTGACTCAGAGCTAAAAGAATGTTCTACATGATCAGTCTCTGTAAAATAAAATGGTTCGTGTGAACCTGACTCAGAGCTAAAAGAATGTAAGAAAGCAACCAAATGTCATTTGTTAcctagactttactgcaaatgacactCAAGTCTTGAGAAGAAAAAACACAATACACTACTATTGCAGTtggccatgacagcctttataatagaacactTGTGATCACACATCTAAATATCGCACTTGTGAAAAAAATCATCTTAAAGTAGAAATATAATTGCTCtattatagtggccactatagtaGACATCTATCAAGTGCACAAGGCTACATGTGTGCAAAAATAAAGTTCacaagagtaaaaaaaaaaaaaaaacacctcaCTCACACAAAGTAATATCTGTGTACTACACTGCACATTACTACATTGTTCACTGtctgcctgtggacatctgttctacaatAGGGTATCATGCTCTGCTGGCACGATACCCTATGTTGGCATAATCTATTTCAGGCAGACAGGACACCTGGCATACCTCTTTTTATCCACTGTATTTAAAGAGGGAAAGTGTGTGGTGTTCCTTTCAACTCTACAGTGGCATCCAGTTTAAGACAGGCTCCAGCTACACTTGAAACTCCTAATTTTCACttaattctctcattctgaaaattaaccacatactgtagagggaaaacattTGATCACAGATAGTAGTTAGCTGGTTAACATTTCACACATTTCACACAGATTGCGagggtccagtaagcaactaaCGCGTTATAACATGAGGAATGGCAAGGAGTCGTATACCAGTTAACACTATAGCGAATTGGTTAGgttactaacgttagctaactgtCTGACTTTATTAGCCAGCTAATTTTCAAACAATAGACTCAATTATTTGATATGCTAAGTTAGCTAgtgttgctcaacatttctctggctagctTACGGAGGAGAATTCAAACCAGCTAACAAGATACTTAATGCTAATACTTGTTCcaccacactttctccctcaTCTCAAAACATTCCAAATGCCAGTTGTTTTTCCATGTACAGCTCATGAAGTACGCTTCATCACCTTCATTTCACCCCCGTCTCCGTGGTCAGGCTTCTCACCTACCTCTTCGTTATTGTTCAGGGGACGCGCTGCTGTAAATTAACTGGCATACTGCCTTTGCACCCTACTGCTGTATTTCCAGAGCGCTCACTGATGCCGTTAGCAGCACATTGGTTGTGTCTCCTCTTCAGTCACGTGCTGCATTCTGTTATGTAACgattggctgagccttggatacagCCAGTATTGCTCCAAATGTGCATCACTCGTtcgcttacagccagtagtgatAAACCCCCCCTAAACGTCTCATTGGATTTACGATTCACGTACGTCACCCATTTTGGATTCAAAACAGCGGATTTCACCAAAAGGTGACTAGTTTGTGTCCCTGATTAAAGTGACAGTTCACTTAAAATACAAGTTAACATGATTTTCCACTTACCTTACACCTACAGTGGAGAAAACATGTTTGTATTTTGAGTAAACCATCCTTTTACAGGGATGAACAAGCCAATGATCAGAGaacactcactctccctctatgcCATGTTTCTGGAGAAGATCCTCTGAGTTGGTGTGTGCAAAGCGGAAGGACTCTCGGAGGGCACTGGCCGACTTCAGGAACTCTGCTTTGGCTGGGCTTTCACCGTCGGCAAAGAAACCTGGACAagacagacacaggaaacagCATACAGTGAAATATCAGATGACAAAGGCAAATAGCAGACATTTTACTCAGTCATTTGGTTTTGTTTATTCATGCAGAACTCAACGTTAAGGCAAAACCTACCCACAACACTTGCGTCACGGTCTCCGACATACTTTGTGAAATCTGCCTCGGTCTTGAGCTCCACAGAAGCTGGGCCGGCCTGCTTTTTAAGATGGCTGACAATTCCATCTGACAAGAGGAACaattgaaatacaaaaacatgtaATTAGGTGGATAACAGGCAGTGACTCAGCCCATCAGGACAAGACGATATTGAATGTTAAGGCTAAATACCTGCATTTCTGGGTCCATCGTAGGCACCAGCGTCCTCTCCATCTCTGAAGATCTTCAGTGTTGGGTAACCGCTGACTCCGTATTTCTGGCACACGTTGTTGTGGACTGTGCAGTCAACCTAAAGCAAGATGTCAGGTGGCCATCACTTAAGTGTGACCTAGAGCACAAACTGTGCAACTAGCTCAGTTTATAGAAACCTTACGGACATGGCTGTCTTTACATAAGTGTGGGGTATTACACACGCACAACCTTTTAAGAGCAAAAGGTCAAAAAAGTAAGGTGCATTAAGTGGCTGAAGTACCTTGGCCAATCCGACGATGCCTTTCAGACGTGTGGCTGCCACCTCATACTCCGGAGCTAGTTTTTTACAATGGCCACACCTACAGGACAAACAAGTGAGGTAAACTGatcatctgtaaaaacaataaaATCTTGGACTTTATGTTGCCTTCCCAGGCAGTGAACCGTTCAGGCCTTGGTGGTAGTAAAAAGCAGGGGGAATTTGATACCACGGTGACAGATCAAATCGACGTGTAAATGGACAGTGAAATAAATGCAGCAGCAATGGTTTGAGAGAAAAAAGGAAATCCACATATTGCTTGGAAAATACAAACCTGTATGAAGTTATCAAATCTGATCACCCATCTTGAAAAGGATAGATTGCTCTGATTATCTGAGGAAGCCCTGCCCAAGTTTGACAGCATTGTTTAACTATGTAAAAGTTTTGGGGACCAATCGGGAGTAGCCACCCAAGCTTCACTGGCCAATCATAAGGTTACAACTAAACTAATATTGTCACTAAGGTATAGAACTTAGCAGGGTCATCGCCAGAAGAGATCCAGCATTTTGTCGAATTAACAGATTTGACAGGTTAGGAAAATGTATGCAgcgggttaggagaattaggttaaggttaggactagcTTTAAATAAAAATGCACACAAAAAAAATTGACAAACGCTGGATCCTTCTAGCAATGACCACGTAGCAGGCGTAAAAAAAATTAACCCCTGAGAAGAAGACACATTCAGTTTAGTTGCATCCTTGAAATCCGGATGCATCGGAATTTTGGCAACTCTGCTAAGAGTGGATCGTCACTTGGCATAATTATGTTTACGCCCCGCCCATTTCTATAATTtatctttttaaaaatctgattaTAAACCTAACCCTACATGTTTTGTTTTCACCCATTTTTAAGATGGTCAATGTTTTACTTTGTGGCTGCGTTAACGAGTGACAAGCCAAAAGAGAGGGTGACAACAGTGGCAGGCCAAGCCCCCGACGTCGTTATTGTTAACTTCATTGTAAGGTCATTTCCAATAGTAATAGCTAATAATTTAGCCTTAAGGCTAAAGTCAGAGGTAGACAAGATGCCTTAGTAAACTAATGATCAAAACAAACTACGAATTAGGCCATTTATTATTAAAACATGAAACGTTCTGGATAGCCAGGCTCAACTAGTTAGCCAACAAACCAGACACCTTAACTTAACTAGTTGGCGAACACATGTAATAACGCGTAGCAAAGTGCATTTAACAAATGGGGGCAGAAAAGAGAGTCACACGGCTAGGCTGTGGCAAATTAGATAAATTAGGAAGTGCATGGCTATGAGCTAACCATTATCAGCTAGTACCAAGCTAGATGCAGTTGGAGGACACAATTTTGCGGACGTTAACACACGTTTATATCAATTCTAAAAAAGGCCCATTAACCTTTTGGACAAGCCAATGTTATTCCTCTTGCGTGAGTAACTGAACAGTATAAGATATACAGAAACGCACAGATAGTATATCTTACCATGGCGCAAAGAATTCCACGAGAATCATCCCGTGGTCTCCAATTTTACTGTCAAAATCGTCATCCGTGAATTCAATCACATCACTCGCCAGAGCAACCCGGGCGAGAACAACAATGAAAAACAATTTCAACATTGTAAAACGCGCCAAAGTCTTCTAAATCCtgcaataataaaaaataaaaaaagaggcGCAATTTGAAATGTAAAGCTTGTTTTTAAAATGGGGGGGGAAAACCTAATGTACAAGGCTTTCTCGCTAGGCCCAATG is a genomic window containing:
- the LOC124037520 gene encoding protein disulfide-isomerase A3-like, whose amino-acid sequence is MLKLFFIVVLARVALASDVIEFTDDDFDSKIGDHGMILVEFFAPWCGHCKKLAPEYEVAATRLKGIVGLAKVDCTVHNNVCQKYGVSGYPTLKIFRDGEDAGAYDGPRNADGIVSHLKKQAGPASVELKTEADFTKYVGDRDASVVGFFADGESPAKAEFLKSASALRESFRFAHTNSEDLLQKHGIEGEGIILFRPSRLNNKFEEGSVKFSEDTFTNAKIKPFIQDNIFGMCPHMTDDNKDQMKGKDLLVAYYDVDYEKNPKGSNYWRNRVMKVAKGFLDQGNKLNFAVASKNSFSQDIAEMGLDASSGELPVVGIRTAKGDKYVMTEEFSRDGKALERFLQDYFDGKLKRYLKSEPIPENNDGPVKTVVAENFDAIVNEEDKDVLIEFYAPWCGHCKSLEPKWKELGEKLSSDPNIVIAKMDATANDVPSQYEVRGFPTIFFSPAGQKMSPKKYEGGREVSDFISYLKEAATNPLVAQEEETSKKNKIEL